The proteins below are encoded in one region of Segatella copri:
- a CDS encoding ParA family protein, whose translation MEKTKYVAFSTQKGGAGKTTLTVLVASYLHYVKGYNVAIIDCDHPQYSISGIRSRDTEATVKDAHYKKMAYEQIKKLNKKPYPVTKSKAEDALEVAEKMKAKHPTLDFIFFDLPGTANNNDVICLVSKMNHIFTPIIADRVVLTSSIGYAKTINEAFITIGRGNVKSIHLVWNMVDGREKTELYDTYEKVFAEHALSVLKTFLPDSKRFRKETGNERKAVFRSTVFPADKSLVRGSNLDKLVDEVLTIIKT comes from the coding sequence ATGGAAAAGACAAAGTATGTGGCATTCTCCACCCAAAAAGGAGGCGCAGGAAAGACGACACTCACGGTACTCGTGGCAAGTTACCTGCATTATGTGAAGGGCTACAATGTGGCAATTATTGATTGCGACCACCCTCAGTACAGTATCAGCGGTATCCGTAGCCGTGATACGGAAGCAACCGTCAAGGACGCACATTACAAGAAGATGGCTTATGAGCAAATCAAGAAGTTGAACAAAAAGCCGTATCCTGTAACAAAAAGCAAGGCAGAGGATGCCTTGGAGGTTGCCGAGAAGATGAAGGCAAAGCACCCTACATTGGACTTCATCTTCTTTGATTTGCCAGGAACCGCAAACAACAACGATGTGATTTGCTTGGTTTCCAAGATGAATCATATCTTCACGCCGATTATAGCAGACCGTGTGGTATTGACAAGTTCCATCGGATATGCCAAGACTATCAATGAGGCGTTCATCACCATCGGAAGGGGCAACGTCAAGAGCATTCATCTTGTCTGGAACATGGTGGATGGTCGTGAAAAGACGGAACTGTATGATACCTACGAAAAGGTATTCGCAGAGCATGCACTTTCTGTATTGAAGACATTTTTGCCAGACAGCAAGCGTTTCCGCAAGGAGACTGGCAATGAGAGAAAAGCGGTATTTCGCTCTACAGTGTTTCCCGCAGACAAGAGCCTTGTAAGAGGAAGTAATCTTGACAAGTTGGTGGACGAAGTATTAACAATCATCAAAACATAA
- the traN gene encoding conjugative transposon protein TraN, which translates to MKKTTIMFALMLGVASTASAQKTGKKKAQKSVKTEQVSNVSSDQEEKLTLTKEVYPQKEENSNFYHGLTKKLTFDRMIPPHGLEVTYDKTVHILFPASVKYVDLGSEDLIAGKADGAENVIRVKAAVKNFKKETNMSVITEDGSFYTFNVKYAKEPLMLNIEMADFIHDGEAVNRPNNAQEIYLKELGKESPMLVHLIMKSIHKENKRKVKHIGSKRFGIQYLLKGIYVHSDLLYFHTEIKNQSNVPFDVDYITFKVVDKKVAKRTAIQEQVLLPVRAYNYVVRVAGKKTEQTVFCLPKFTIPDDKELVVEMNEKEGGRHQSFVVENSDLVRALTINELSVK; encoded by the coding sequence ATGAAAAAGACAACAATCATGTTCGCCCTTATGTTGGGCGTAGCCAGCACTGCATCAGCGCAGAAGACAGGCAAGAAAAAAGCGCAGAAGTCTGTAAAGACTGAGCAAGTAAGCAATGTTTCTTCCGACCAGGAAGAGAAACTGACCTTGACCAAGGAGGTGTATCCGCAGAAGGAAGAGAACAGCAACTTCTATCACGGCTTGACCAAGAAGCTGACCTTCGACCGCATGATTCCACCTCATGGTTTGGAAGTGACTTATGACAAGACTGTTCATATTCTCTTTCCTGCCTCTGTCAAGTACGTTGACTTGGGTTCAGAGGACCTTATTGCTGGCAAGGCGGACGGTGCAGAGAATGTTATCCGTGTAAAAGCAGCCGTGAAGAACTTCAAGAAAGAGACCAATATGAGCGTCATCACGGAGGATGGCTCATTCTACACCTTCAATGTGAAGTATGCCAAGGAACCACTCATGCTCAATATCGAGATGGCGGACTTCATCCATGACGGTGAGGCGGTGAACCGTCCGAACAATGCGCAGGAGATTTATCTCAAGGAGTTGGGCAAGGAAAGTCCCATGCTGGTACACCTCATCATGAAGTCCATCCACAAGGAGAACAAACGCAAGGTGAAGCACATCGGCAGCAAGCGTTTCGGAATCCAGTATCTTTTGAAGGGCATCTATGTACACAGTGACTTGCTGTATTTCCACACAGAAATCAAGAACCAGAGCAACGTGCCGTTTGACGTGGACTATATCACGTTCAAGGTGGTGGACAAGAAGGTGGCGAAACGAACCGCCATTCAGGAGCAGGTGCTTCTTCCTGTCCGTGCCTACAACTATGTGGTGCGTGTGGCTGGCAAGAAAACGGAGCAGACGGTGTTCTGCTTGCCGAAATTTACCATTCCCGACGACAAGGAGCTTGTCGTGGAGATGAACGAGAAGGAAGGCGGTCGCCATCAGTCGTTTGTCGTGGAGAACAGCGACTTGGTGCGAGCTTTGACAATCAACGAACTTAGCGTGAAGTAA
- a CDS encoding DUF3408 domain-containing protein, with translation MAKKTKAEEEYADLVIQSLVQEDYSVSKPVKSAATSNESQDMEDKGDAQEADGAKVDKKSTSTEKNVAIATPQVPQNRKNKTKDIAVNKECIVKRDYEESFMRESGMTARKGKQVCIRSNFHDRIMKLIQVIGKNEVTIASYIDNVLASHFEDYQEDIAESFGKHIKTFTNI, from the coding sequence ATGGCAAAAAAGACAAAAGCAGAGGAAGAGTATGCCGACCTTGTCATACAGTCCTTGGTTCAAGAAGACTACAGCGTTTCAAAGCCTGTTAAAAGTGCTGCTACATCCAATGAGTCGCAAGACATGGAAGACAAAGGTGATGCACAAGAAGCAGATGGCGCAAAAGTGGATAAAAAATCTACCTCTACAGAAAAGAATGTGGCGATAGCAACTCCACAAGTTCCACAAAATAGAAAGAACAAGACGAAGGATATTGCAGTAAACAAGGAATGCATTGTGAAACGTGACTATGAGGAATCCTTTATGCGAGAGTCGGGAATGACGGCACGCAAAGGAAAGCAAGTCTGCATCCGCAGTAACTTCCATGACCGCATCATGAAGTTGATACAAGTCATCGGCAAGAACGAGGTGACGATAGCCAGCTACATCGACAATGTGTTGGCATCTCATTTCGAGGACTATCAAGAGGATATTGCCGAGTCTTTCGGCAAGCATATCAAGACATTCACTAACATATAA
- the traM gene encoding conjugative transposon protein TraM, whose amino-acid sequence MEKEKNDKVETDKAPKEKKSLTEEQRIKRNKMIAIPCMCLVCGLVLWLIFKPSASEGEKGSKGFNMEMPDAEKTDVEADKRKAYSKEDLANKQKEKSRAMNSLGEYMPGIDSTATRQEKDFDLMQSGQQPTKAERQEADAIRSSAEAYQTLNTTLGGFYEQPQQGGSSEDAELRKRLDELEASMMQQENKRSNMDEQVALMEKSYQLAAKYMPGGNANAASPSSAETATEENKEVVTKGKKAKITPVRQVQRRVVSSLNRPMSNGEFVASYSEKASARFNTAIGRGGVSDKNTISACIHGNQTITDGQAVRLRLLESMRVGNRDIPRNSVIVGVARLQGERLSIALKSIEHNGMIIPIELAVYDNDGQEGIFIPKSMEVDAAKEVGANMGSSLNSSINISSNAGAQLASDLGKGVIQGVSQYISKKMRTVKIHLKAGYRVMLYQEEN is encoded by the coding sequence ATGGAGAAGGAGAAGAATGACAAGGTGGAGACGGATAAGGCTCCAAAGGAAAAGAAGTCTTTGACAGAGGAACAGCGTATCAAGCGCAACAAGATGATAGCCATACCGTGCATGTGTCTTGTCTGCGGTCTGGTGCTATGGCTTATCTTCAAGCCGTCTGCATCAGAGGGTGAGAAAGGCAGCAAGGGATTCAACATGGAAATGCCCGATGCGGAGAAGACAGATGTGGAGGCGGACAAGCGCAAGGCATACTCCAAGGAGGATCTTGCCAACAAGCAAAAGGAAAAAAGCAGAGCAATGAACTCTCTTGGTGAGTACATGCCAGGCATTGATTCGACTGCTACACGGCAAGAAAAGGACTTTGACCTGATGCAGTCTGGGCAGCAGCCAACAAAAGCGGAAAGACAGGAGGCGGATGCCATCCGCTCGTCTGCCGAGGCATACCAAACCTTGAACACGACCTTGGGCGGTTTCTATGAACAGCCACAGCAAGGGGGAAGCAGCGAAGATGCTGAGTTGAGAAAACGTCTTGACGAGCTGGAGGCAAGCATGATGCAACAGGAAAACAAGCGTTCCAATATGGACGAGCAAGTTGCCCTTATGGAGAAGTCCTATCAACTTGCGGCAAAGTACATGCCTGGTGGAAATGCCAATGCGGCAAGTCCTTCATCGGCAGAAACTGCAACAGAGGAAAACAAGGAAGTTGTCACCAAGGGCAAGAAAGCCAAGATTACACCTGTAAGGCAAGTTCAAAGGCGTGTAGTCTCGTCCTTGAACCGCCCCATGAGTAACGGGGAGTTTGTAGCCTCTTACTCGGAAAAGGCTTCGGCAAGGTTCAATACCGCCATCGGAAGAGGTGGTGTTTCCGACAAAAACACGATTTCTGCCTGCATCCACGGCAACCAGACCATAACGGACGGACAGGCAGTAAGGTTGAGATTGTTGGAATCTATGCGTGTCGGCAATAGGGATATACCACGAAATTCTGTCATTGTCGGAGTGGCACGATTGCAAGGCGAAAGGCTTTCCATAGCCTTGAAGTCCATTGAGCACAACGGCATGATTATCCCGATTGAGCTTGCAGTCTATGACAATGACGGTCAGGAGGGTATCTTCATCCCGAAGTCGATGGAGGTTGACGCAGCCAAGGAAGTGGGTGCCAACATGGGAAGCTCGCTGAACAGCAGCATCAACATTTCCTCCAATGCCGGGGCACAACTTGCCTCCGACTTGGGAAAAGGTGTCATACAAGGCGTGTCGCAGTATATTTCCAAGAAGATGCGTACCGTCAAGATACACCTGAAGGCTGGCTACAGGGTCATGCTCTACCAAGAGGAAAATTAG
- a CDS encoding DUF4134 domain-containing protein — MNKKNRIILLAAMIFAAVSQTFAQGNGLAGINEATSMVTSYFDPGTKLIYAIGAVVGLIGGIKVYGKFSSGDPDTSKTAASWFGACIFLIVSATILRSFFL; from the coding sequence ATGAACAAGAAAAACAGAATCATTCTTCTCGCTGCGATGATTTTCGCAGCCGTATCCCAGACATTCGCGCAAGGCAACGGACTTGCAGGTATCAACGAAGCAACAAGTATGGTGACCTCCTACTTCGACCCAGGCACGAAGCTCATCTACGCCATCGGTGCCGTGGTGGGTCTCATCGGAGGCATCAAGGTGTATGGCAAGTTCTCATCTGGCGACCCCGACACGAGCAAGACTGCCGCAAGCTGGTTCGGAGCCTGCATCTTCCTCATCGTGAGCGCAACCATTCTCCGCTCGTTCTTCTTATAA
- a CDS encoding DUF4141 domain-containing protein — protein MTICLFLLMVGKASAQWSVIDPTNIAQSIINSSNNIVHTSSTAQNMINNFKETVKIYEQGKKYYDALKSVNNLVKDARKVQQTILMVGDITDIYINNYQKMMHDDNFSVEELSAIGFGYTKLLEESNDVLTELKNVVNITTLSMTDKERMDVVERCYSKMKRYRNLVSYYTNKNISVSYLRAKKKNDLDRIMGLYGKSNEKYW, from the coding sequence ATGACAATCTGCCTGTTCCTGCTGATGGTAGGAAAGGCAAGCGCACAGTGGTCTGTCATAGATCCTACCAACATTGCGCAGAGTATCATCAACTCGTCCAACAACATCGTCCACACGTCTTCGACGGCTCAGAACATGATCAACAACTTCAAGGAGACCGTGAAAATTTACGAGCAGGGCAAGAAGTACTACGATGCGCTGAAGTCGGTGAACAACCTCGTCAAGGACGCACGCAAGGTGCAGCAGACCATCCTCATGGTGGGTGACATCACGGACATCTACATCAACAACTACCAGAAGATGATGCACGATGACAATTTTTCCGTGGAGGAACTCTCCGCCATCGGCTTCGGCTACACCAAACTGCTGGAGGAAAGCAACGATGTGCTGACAGAACTGAAGAACGTGGTGAACATCACGACCCTTTCCATGACGGACAAGGAGCGAATGGACGTGGTGGAACGCTGCTACTCGAAGATGAAGCGTTACCGCAATCTCGTGAGCTACTACACCAACAAGAACATTTCCGTGAGTTATCTGCGTGCCAAGAAGAAAAACGACCTCGACCGCATCATGGGACTCTACGGCAAGTCAAACGAGAAATACTGGTAG
- a CDS encoding TraL conjugative transposon family protein, with amino-acid sequence MENPIKTIQEKVNGMKGRLRDRLDSLPPRVRLKVVLVMFGLFTLCSLYMIGSAIINFGNGKTSNIEVEHIESVKLPTDKGQQVTNHNELIHGEGEE; translated from the coding sequence ATGGAAAATCCAATTAAGACAATCCAAGAAAAGGTGAATGGTATGAAGGGAAGACTGCGTGACAGGCTGGATTCCCTTCCGCCAAGGGTGAGACTGAAAGTCGTGCTTGTCATGTTCGGCTTGTTTACCCTCTGTAGCCTTTACATGATAGGTTCAGCCATCATCAACTTTGGAAACGGCAAGACCTCTAATATAGAGGTTGAGCACATTGAGAGTGTAAAGTTGCCTACCGACAAGGGGCAGCAAGTGACCAACCACAATGAATTGATACATGGAGAAGGAGAAGAATGA
- a CDS encoding DUF3408 domain-containing protein translates to MKQTKKNYGKKPTTTVSKQSTNGNKGNALRNRYTEKFIRPTEFPARSGRMTYIRKDYHHIIANMIPLISDGTVSIASYIDHVLTEHFKQYGTVIDEMYLEKQRTSTSVSAFVGK, encoded by the coding sequence ATGAAACAGACAAAGAAGAATTATGGTAAAAAGCCAACGACAACAGTAAGCAAGCAGTCCACTAATGGAAACAAGGGAAATGCACTCCGTAACAGATACACGGAGAAGTTCATACGTCCTACCGAGTTTCCTGCTCGTTCTGGAAGAATGACCTATATTCGCAAGGACTATCATCATATTATTGCGAATATGATACCTCTCATCAGTGATGGAACCGTGTCCATAGCAAGCTACATTGACCATGTTCTGACGGAACACTTCAAGCAATATGGCACAGTGATAGACGAGATGTATTTGGAAAAGCAGCGAACATCTACGAGCGTTAGTGCTTTTGTGGGCAAATAA
- a CDS encoding DUF4133 domain-containing protein yields the protein MADYPINKGIGHSVEFKGLKAQYLFIFAGGLLAVFFLVVVLYMAGADQLVCIGLGLTLGSLLVWGTFHLNNKYGEHGLMKLLASKSHPRYILNRRKTNRMFKHKKKEE from the coding sequence ATGGCTGACTACCCAATCAACAAGGGCATCGGTCATTCGGTTGAGTTCAAGGGACTGAAGGCACAGTACCTCTTCATCTTCGCAGGTGGACTGCTTGCCGTCTTCTTCCTTGTGGTAGTCCTCTATATGGCAGGTGCGGACCAACTGGTCTGCATCGGCTTGGGTCTCACGCTCGGATCATTGCTTGTATGGGGAACATTCCACCTGAACAACAAGTACGGAGAGCATGGACTGATGAAGCTCCTTGCCTCCAAGAGCCACCCACGCTATATCCTCAACCGAAGGAAAACAAACCGAATGTTCAAACATAAAAAGAAAGAAGAATGA
- a CDS encoding reverse transcriptase/maturase family protein, which produces MRNSERVLNSLAIHSRQPNYKFERLYRLLFNEQMYYAAYQRIYAKEGNMTKGADNATIDHMSISRIEKLIISLKDESYQPIPSRRVYIPKKNGKKRPLGIPTFNDKLLQEVVRMILEAIYEGSFDNNSHGFRPKRSCHTALQQIQKSFNGTRWFIEGDIKGFFDNINHNTLIDILRKRIDDERFLRLIRKFLNAGFIENWVFNKTYSGTPQGGIISPILANIYLDQLDTYMREYIQKFNKGKERSDNPERVKFEYGKSRAVLKLKAVTDREERKSIVKEIKHFDKERAKIPCGVDMDANFRRLKYVRYADDFLCAVIGTKKEAEAIKQDIKKFLAEKLSLELSDEKTLITHGRKSAKFLGYEIYIRKSVLTKRNKAGRLTRPFNNKVYLKMPTQVIRKKLLDYGALEIKMHNGKEFYKPKHRPYLINSDDLEILERYNAEIRGIYNFYSIANNCHSLHTFKYIMEYSMYKTYASKYRSSVVQICKKYKKDGVFTVSYKNRKGQTLKRQFYHDGFKRKKQEYGDCYDRLPVQYFYHGTSLIDRLKANRCELCGKENVKLDMHHVRKLKDLQGKEDWERHMIARKRKTIALCRSCHKKVHYGSID; this is translated from the coding sequence ATGAGAAATTCAGAAAGAGTATTAAACAGTCTGGCTATACACAGCCGACAACCGAACTATAAATTTGAGCGGCTTTACCGCCTGCTCTTCAATGAACAGATGTACTATGCTGCCTATCAGCGCATTTATGCAAAGGAGGGTAACATGACCAAGGGGGCAGACAACGCCACCATTGACCACATGAGTATATCACGCATTGAAAAACTGATAATTTCGTTGAAAGACGAGTCATATCAGCCCATACCGTCAAGGAGAGTTTATATTCCCAAGAAGAATGGGAAGAAACGACCTCTTGGCATACCCACATTCAACGACAAACTTCTGCAAGAAGTTGTCAGAATGATTTTGGAAGCGATATATGAAGGTAGCTTTGACAACAATTCCCATGGTTTTAGACCCAAGCGAAGTTGTCATACAGCCTTGCAACAAATTCAAAAGTCATTCAATGGGACACGTTGGTTCATAGAAGGGGACATCAAAGGCTTCTTTGACAATATCAATCATAACACATTGATAGACATTTTAAGGAAGCGAATTGACGATGAGCGTTTTCTTCGATTGATACGCAAGTTCCTCAATGCGGGATTTATTGAAAATTGGGTATTCAACAAAACATATAGTGGCACGCCACAAGGTGGAATAATCAGCCCGATATTGGCAAACATCTACCTTGACCAACTTGACACTTATATGCGTGAATACATCCAAAAATTCAACAAGGGCAAGGAAAGATCAGACAATCCCGAAAGGGTGAAATTTGAGTACGGCAAAAGTCGTGCAGTGTTGAAACTCAAAGCGGTAACAGACAGGGAAGAGCGCAAATCCATAGTCAAAGAAATAAAACACTTTGATAAGGAAAGAGCAAAAATTCCTTGTGGTGTGGATATGGATGCAAATTTCAGACGCCTAAAATATGTACGGTATGCAGATGATTTTCTGTGTGCTGTCATTGGAACAAAGAAAGAGGCGGAAGCCATCAAGCAGGACATCAAAAAGTTCCTTGCCGAGAAGCTTTCGCTTGAACTTTCAGATGAGAAGACACTCATTACACATGGAAGAAAGTCTGCAAAGTTCCTCGGCTATGAAATCTATATCCGCAAATCTGTATTGACCAAGAGAAACAAGGCTGGCAGATTGACAAGACCCTTTAATAATAAGGTGTACTTGAAGATGCCGACGCAAGTGATTAGAAAGAAACTCCTTGACTATGGTGCATTGGAGATAAAGATGCACAATGGAAAGGAGTTTTACAAGCCTAAGCACCGACCATATCTCATCAACAGTGATGACTTGGAAATCTTGGAAAGATACAATGCTGAAATAAGAGGTATCTATAACTTCTATTCAATAGCAAACAATTGTCATTCGCTTCATACATTCAAGTATATCATGGAGTATAGCATGTACAAAACCTATGCGTCCAAGTATAGAAGTTCTGTAGTGCAAATCTGCAAGAAATACAAGAAAGACGGAGTGTTCACAGTAAGCTATAAGAACAGAAAAGGACAAACCTTAAAGAGGCAGTTTTACCACGATGGGTTCAAGCGTAAGAAACAAGAATATGGAGATTGCTATGACAGATTACCTGTTCAATACTTTTACCACGGAACAAGTCTTATCGACAGATTAAAGGCAAACCGTTGTGAATTGTGTGGAAAGGAAAACGTAAAACTTGATATGCACCATGTGAGAAAACTCAAAGACCTTCAAGGAAAGGAAGATTGGGAACGCCACATGATTGCACGCAAGCGTAAGACGATAGCTTTATGTCGTAGCTGCCATAAGAAAGTCCATTACGGTAGTATAGACTGA
- a CDS encoding conjugal transfer protein TraO, giving the protein MKRRNIAIMAMLALTAGQAFAQRCLPQMKGIEVKVGMADRVYNGKKSCKAGYYAGLGLSSYTKGGDKWTYGAEYLQVHQPYRETSVPIAQMTGEFGYSYNFLSDNSKTVLFYIGGTALAGYESVNWGKRTMSDGATLQNKGAFIYGGAVALETEIYLSDAIALTASVKERLVWGNSTGHFHTQFGIGMKFIIN; this is encoded by the coding sequence ATGAAAAGAAGAAACATTGCAATCATGGCGATGCTTGCCCTCACCGCAGGGCAGGCATTCGCCCAAAGATGTCTTCCTCAGATGAAAGGCATCGAGGTGAAGGTCGGCATGGCTGACAGAGTGTATAACGGCAAGAAGTCCTGCAAGGCTGGCTATTATGCAGGTCTCGGACTTTCGAGCTATACCAAGGGTGGTGACAAGTGGACGTATGGGGCGGAATATCTGCAAGTACATCAGCCTTACCGTGAAACTTCCGTTCCAATAGCACAAATGACGGGCGAGTTCGGTTATTCCTACAACTTCCTTTCCGACAACAGTAAGACGGTGCTGTTCTATATCGGAGGTACGGCACTGGCTGGCTATGAGTCCGTAAACTGGGGCAAGAGAACCATGTCAGACGGAGCGACCTTGCAGAACAAGGGAGCGTTTATCTATGGCGGTGCCGTGGCATTGGAAACGGAAATATACCTGTCGGATGCAATAGCTTTGACCGCTTCCGTTAAGGAAAGGCTTGTTTGGGGCAACAGCACGGGACATTTCCACACGCAGTTTGGCATTGGCATGAAGTTCATCATCAACTAA
- the traJ gene encoding conjugative transposon protein TraJ, which translates to MDFENLHQILRSLYDEMMPLCSDMTDIAKGLAGLGALFYVALRVWQSLSRAEPIDVFPLLRPFAIGLAIMFFPTIVLGTLNSVMSPIVQGTHSMLETQTFDMNEYRAQKDKLEYEAMKRNPETAYLVSNEEFDKQLDELGWSPGDVVTMAGMYVERGMYSMKKSIRDFFRELLELLFQAAALVIDVLRTFFLIVLSILGPLCFAISVWDGFQSTLTQWFCRYIQIYLWLPVSDLFSTILAKIQVLMLQNDIEALQNDPNFSIEASNGVYIVFLIIGIIGYFTIPTVAGWIIQAGGGIGNYNRNVNTAGSLGGSIAGATAGNVAGRAGRLIKSGFKKI; encoded by the coding sequence ATGGATTTCGAGAATCTTCACCAGATACTGCGTTCCCTGTATGACGAGATGATGCCGCTGTGTTCCGACATGACGGACATTGCCAAGGGACTTGCAGGACTTGGGGCGCTGTTCTATGTCGCCCTGAGGGTTTGGCAGTCACTGTCAAGGGCAGAGCCGATAGATGTATTTCCGCTGCTCCGTCCGTTTGCCATCGGACTTGCCATCATGTTCTTCCCGACCATCGTGCTCGGTACGCTCAACAGCGTGATGAGTCCCATTGTGCAAGGTACACATTCCATGCTGGAGACACAGACCTTCGACATGAATGAATACCGGGCGCAGAAAGACAAGTTGGAGTATGAGGCGATGAAACGCAATCCGGAAACTGCATACCTTGTGAGCAACGAGGAGTTTGACAAGCAGCTTGACGAACTCGGCTGGTCACCCGGCGACGTGGTGACAATGGCGGGAATGTATGTGGAGCGTGGCATGTACAGCATGAAGAAGAGCATCCGTGATTTCTTCCGTGAACTGCTGGAGCTGCTGTTCCAAGCCGCTGCACTGGTCATAGACGTGCTAAGGACATTCTTCCTCATCGTCCTGTCCATCCTCGGACCGCTTTGTTTCGCCATATCGGTATGGGACGGATTCCAGTCCACGCTGACGCAATGGTTCTGCAGGTACATACAGATTTATCTCTGGCTACCCGTTTCGGACTTGTTCAGTACCATCCTTGCCAAGATACAGGTGCTGATGCTGCAAAACGACATCGAGGCATTGCAGAACGACCCGAACTTTTCCATTGAGGCAAGCAACGGTGTTTACATCGTTTTCCTCATCATCGGAATCATCGGTTACTTCACCATACCGACCGTGGCGGGATGGATCATACAGGCAGGTGGCGGCATCGGCAACTACAACCGGAACGTGAACACGGCAGGCTCACTGGGCGGAAGCATCGCAGGAGCAACGGCTGGAAATGTGGCAGGACGTGCCGGAAGGCTCATCAAGAGCGGATTTAAGAAAATATAG
- the traK gene encoding conjugative transposon protein TraK, whose translation MEFKSLKNIETSFRQIRLFCIVLVIGCAVVAICSVVFAFRFAEKQREKIYVLDGGKSLMLALSQDLSQNRPAEAREHVRRFHELFFTLSPEKSAIEHNVKRALLLADKSAYNYYQDFAEKGFYNRLIAGNINQSLQVDSVVCNFDNYPYQAKTYARQVILRESNVTERSLVTVCRLVNATRSDDNPNGFTIEGFTIVENRDISTVER comes from the coding sequence ATGGAATTCAAGTCATTGAAGAATATCGAGACCTCGTTCAGACAGATACGCCTGTTCTGCATCGTCCTCGTCATCGGTTGCGCTGTTGTTGCAATATGCTCGGTGGTGTTCGCATTCCGATTTGCGGAGAAGCAGCGCGAGAAGATATACGTCCTTGACGGAGGCAAGTCGCTGATGCTCGCCCTCTCGCAAGACCTGTCACAGAACAGACCTGCCGAGGCAAGGGAACACGTGAGACGCTTTCATGAGCTGTTCTTTACGCTATCTCCCGAAAAGAGCGCCATCGAGCACAACGTGAAACGAGCCTTGCTGCTGGCAGACAAGAGCGCATACAACTATTACCAGGACTTTGCGGAGAAAGGTTTTTATAACCGACTTATTGCGGGAAACATCAACCAGTCGCTGCAAGTTGACAGCGTGGTCTGTAACTTTGATAACTACCCTTATCAAGCCAAGACCTACGCACGGCAGGTGATACTCCGAGAGAGCAACGTGACGGAGAGAAGTCTTGTCACCGTATGCAGGTTGGTGAACGCCACACGCTCCGATGATAACCCGAATGGTTTTACCATTGAAGGTTTCACCATTGTGGAGAACAGGGACATCAGTACAGTAGAACGATAA